A genomic window from Panthera tigris isolate Pti1 chromosome B4, P.tigris_Pti1_mat1.1, whole genome shotgun sequence includes:
- the ING4 gene encoding inhibitor of growth protein 4 isoform X4 — translation MAAGMYLEHYLDSIENLPFELQRNFQLMRDLDQRTEDLKAEIDKLATEYMSSARSLSSEEKLALLKQIQEAYGKCKEFGDDKVQLAMQTYEMVDKHIRRLDTDLARFEADLKEKQIESSDYDSSSSKGRTQKEKKAARARSKGKNSDEEAPKAAQKKLKLVRTSPEYGMPSVTFGSVHPSDVLDMPVDPNEPTYCLCHQVSYGEMIGCDNPDCSIEWFHFACVGLTTKPRGKWFCPRCSQERKKK, via the exons ATGGCTGCGGGGATGTATTTGGAACATTATCTGGACA GTATCGAAAACCTCCCATTTGAACTGCAGAGAAACTTTCAGCTCATGAGGGACCTGGACCAAAGAACAGAGG ACCTGAAGGCTGAAATTGACAAGTTGGCCACTGAGTATATGAGTAGCGCCCGCAGCCTGAGCTCCGAGGAAAAATTGGCCCTTCTCAAACAGATCCAGGAAGCCTATGGCAAGTGCAAGGAATTTGGTGACGACAAGGTGCAGCTTGCCATGCAGACCTATGAGATG GTGGACAAACACATTCGGCGACTGGACACAGACCTGGCCCGTTTTGAGGCTGATTTGAAGGAGAAGCAGATTGAGTCAAGTGACTATGACAGCTCTTCTAGCAAAG GCCGGactcaaaaggagaagaaagctgCCCGTGCTCGTTCCAAAGGGAAAAACTCAGATGAGGAGGCTCCCAAGGCTGCCCAAAAGAAGTTAAAACTTGTGCGCAC AAGTCCTGAGTATGGGATGCCCTCAGTGACCTTTGGCAGTGTCCACCCCTCTGATGTGTTGGATATGCCTGTGGATCCCAACGAACCCACCTATTGCCTTTGTCACCAGGTCTCCTATGGAGAGATGATTGGCTGTGACAACCCTGAT TGTTCCATCGAGTGGTTCCACTTTGCCTGTGTGGGGCTGACGACCAAGCCTCGGGGGAAATG GTTCTGCCCACGCTGCTCCCAGGAAcggaagaagaaatag
- the ING4 gene encoding inhibitor of growth protein 4 isoform X2, whose protein sequence is MAAGMYLEHYLDSIENLPFELQRNFQLMRDLDQRTEDLKAEIDKLATEYMSSARSLSSEEKLALLKQIQEAYGKCKEFGDDKVQLAMQTYEMVDKHIRRLDTDLARFEADLKEKQIESSDYDSSSSKGKKSRTQKEKKAARARSKGKNSDEEAPKAAQKKLKLVRTSPEYGMPSVTFGSVHPSDVLDMPVDPNEPTYCLCHQVSYGEMIGCDNPDCSIEWFHFACVGLTTKPRGKWFCPRCSQERKKK, encoded by the exons ATGGCTGCGGGGATGTATTTGGAACATTATCTGGACA GTATCGAAAACCTCCCATTTGAACTGCAGAGAAACTTTCAGCTCATGAGGGACCTGGACCAAAGAACAGAGG ACCTGAAGGCTGAAATTGACAAGTTGGCCACTGAGTATATGAGTAGCGCCCGCAGCCTGAGCTCCGAGGAAAAATTGGCCCTTCTCAAACAGATCCAGGAAGCCTATGGCAAGTGCAAGGAATTTGGTGACGACAAGGTGCAGCTTGCCATGCAGACCTATGAGATG GTGGACAAACACATTCGGCGACTGGACACAGACCTGGCCCGTTTTGAGGCTGATTTGAAGGAGAAGCAGATTGAGTCAAGTGACTATGACAGCTCTTCTAGCAAAGGCAAAAAGA GCCGGactcaaaaggagaagaaagctgCCCGTGCTCGTTCCAAAGGGAAAAACTCAGATGAGGAGGCTCCCAAGGCTGCCCAAAAGAAGTTAAAACTTGTGCGCAC AAGTCCTGAGTATGGGATGCCCTCAGTGACCTTTGGCAGTGTCCACCCCTCTGATGTGTTGGATATGCCTGTGGATCCCAACGAACCCACCTATTGCCTTTGTCACCAGGTCTCCTATGGAGAGATGATTGGCTGTGACAACCCTGAT TGTTCCATCGAGTGGTTCCACTTTGCCTGTGTGGGGCTGACGACCAAGCCTCGGGGGAAATG GTTCTGCCCACGCTGCTCCCAGGAAcggaagaagaaatag
- the ING4 gene encoding inhibitor of growth protein 4 isoform X3 → MAAGMYLEHYLDSIENLPFELQRNFQLMRDLDQRTEDLKAEIDKLATEYMSSARSLSSEEKLALLKQIQEAYGKCKEFGDDKVQLAMQTYEMVDKHIRRLDTDLARFEADLKEKQIESSDYDSSSSKEGRTQKEKKAARARSKGKNSDEEAPKAAQKKLKLVRTSPEYGMPSVTFGSVHPSDVLDMPVDPNEPTYCLCHQVSYGEMIGCDNPDCSIEWFHFACVGLTTKPRGKWFCPRCSQERKKK, encoded by the exons ATGGCTGCGGGGATGTATTTGGAACATTATCTGGACA GTATCGAAAACCTCCCATTTGAACTGCAGAGAAACTTTCAGCTCATGAGGGACCTGGACCAAAGAACAGAGG ACCTGAAGGCTGAAATTGACAAGTTGGCCACTGAGTATATGAGTAGCGCCCGCAGCCTGAGCTCCGAGGAAAAATTGGCCCTTCTCAAACAGATCCAGGAAGCCTATGGCAAGTGCAAGGAATTTGGTGACGACAAGGTGCAGCTTGCCATGCAGACCTATGAGATG GTGGACAAACACATTCGGCGACTGGACACAGACCTGGCCCGTTTTGAGGCTGATTTGAAGGAGAAGCAGATTGAGTCAAGTGACTATGACAGCTCTTCTAGCAAAG AAGGCCGGactcaaaaggagaagaaagctgCCCGTGCTCGTTCCAAAGGGAAAAACTCAGATGAGGAGGCTCCCAAGGCTGCCCAAAAGAAGTTAAAACTTGTGCGCAC AAGTCCTGAGTATGGGATGCCCTCAGTGACCTTTGGCAGTGTCCACCCCTCTGATGTGTTGGATATGCCTGTGGATCCCAACGAACCCACCTATTGCCTTTGTCACCAGGTCTCCTATGGAGAGATGATTGGCTGTGACAACCCTGAT TGTTCCATCGAGTGGTTCCACTTTGCCTGTGTGGGGCTGACGACCAAGCCTCGGGGGAAATG GTTCTGCCCACGCTGCTCCCAGGAAcggaagaagaaatag
- the ING4 gene encoding inhibitor of growth protein 4 isoform X1, which produces MAAGMYLEHYLDSIENLPFELQRNFQLMRDLDQRTEDLKAEIDKLATEYMSSARSLSSEEKLALLKQIQEAYGKCKEFGDDKVQLAMQTYEMVDKHIRRLDTDLARFEADLKEKQIESSDYDSSSSKGKKKGRTQKEKKAARARSKGKNSDEEAPKAAQKKLKLVRTSPEYGMPSVTFGSVHPSDVLDMPVDPNEPTYCLCHQVSYGEMIGCDNPDCSIEWFHFACVGLTTKPRGKWFCPRCSQERKKK; this is translated from the exons ATGGCTGCGGGGATGTATTTGGAACATTATCTGGACA GTATCGAAAACCTCCCATTTGAACTGCAGAGAAACTTTCAGCTCATGAGGGACCTGGACCAAAGAACAGAGG ACCTGAAGGCTGAAATTGACAAGTTGGCCACTGAGTATATGAGTAGCGCCCGCAGCCTGAGCTCCGAGGAAAAATTGGCCCTTCTCAAACAGATCCAGGAAGCCTATGGCAAGTGCAAGGAATTTGGTGACGACAAGGTGCAGCTTGCCATGCAGACCTATGAGATG GTGGACAAACACATTCGGCGACTGGACACAGACCTGGCCCGTTTTGAGGCTGATTTGAAGGAGAAGCAGATTGAGTCAAGTGACTATGACAGCTCTTCTAGCAAAGGCAAAAAGA AAGGCCGGactcaaaaggagaagaaagctgCCCGTGCTCGTTCCAAAGGGAAAAACTCAGATGAGGAGGCTCCCAAGGCTGCCCAAAAGAAGTTAAAACTTGTGCGCAC AAGTCCTGAGTATGGGATGCCCTCAGTGACCTTTGGCAGTGTCCACCCCTCTGATGTGTTGGATATGCCTGTGGATCCCAACGAACCCACCTATTGCCTTTGTCACCAGGTCTCCTATGGAGAGATGATTGGCTGTGACAACCCTGAT TGTTCCATCGAGTGGTTCCACTTTGCCTGTGTGGGGCTGACGACCAAGCCTCGGGGGAAATG GTTCTGCCCACGCTGCTCCCAGGAAcggaagaagaaatag
- the ING4 gene encoding inhibitor of growth protein 4 isoform X5, translating into MSSARSLSSEEKLALLKQIQEAYGKCKEFGDDKVQLAMQTYEMVDKHIRRLDTDLARFEADLKEKQIESSDYDSSSSKGKKKGRTQKEKKAARARSKGKNSDEEAPKAAQKKLKLVRTSPEYGMPSVTFGSVHPSDVLDMPVDPNEPTYCLCHQVSYGEMIGCDNPDCSIEWFHFACVGLTTKPRGKWFCPRCSQERKKK; encoded by the exons ATGAGTAGCGCCCGCAGCCTGAGCTCCGAGGAAAAATTGGCCCTTCTCAAACAGATCCAGGAAGCCTATGGCAAGTGCAAGGAATTTGGTGACGACAAGGTGCAGCTTGCCATGCAGACCTATGAGATG GTGGACAAACACATTCGGCGACTGGACACAGACCTGGCCCGTTTTGAGGCTGATTTGAAGGAGAAGCAGATTGAGTCAAGTGACTATGACAGCTCTTCTAGCAAAGGCAAAAAGA AAGGCCGGactcaaaaggagaagaaagctgCCCGTGCTCGTTCCAAAGGGAAAAACTCAGATGAGGAGGCTCCCAAGGCTGCCCAAAAGAAGTTAAAACTTGTGCGCAC AAGTCCTGAGTATGGGATGCCCTCAGTGACCTTTGGCAGTGTCCACCCCTCTGATGTGTTGGATATGCCTGTGGATCCCAACGAACCCACCTATTGCCTTTGTCACCAGGTCTCCTATGGAGAGATGATTGGCTGTGACAACCCTGAT TGTTCCATCGAGTGGTTCCACTTTGCCTGTGTGGGGCTGACGACCAAGCCTCGGGGGAAATG GTTCTGCCCACGCTGCTCCCAGGAAcggaagaagaaatag